From a single Tursiops truncatus isolate mTurTru1 chromosome 20, mTurTru1.mat.Y, whole genome shotgun sequence genomic region:
- the ABHD15 gene encoding protein ABHD15 isoform X1, with the protein MPPWGAALALLLAALALLGLLAALLRRPGRRAVGARTLPGAQGQDHEEEVDGAGPADQFSDGREPLPGGCRLICKPSALAQCLLRALRRSTALEPGPRSWLSGPHLQTLCHFVLPVGPGSDLAREYLQLADDGLVALDWVVGPCARGRRVTNAGGLPAVLLVIPNAWGRLTRNVLGLCLLALERGYYPVIFHRRGHHGCPLVSPRLQPFGDPSDLKEAITYIRFRHPAALLFAVSEGSGSALLLSYLGECGSSSYMTGAACISPVLCCREWFEAGLPWPYERGFLLHQKIALSRYATALEDTVDTGKLFRSRSLREFEETLFCHTKSFPISWDTYWDHNDPLRDVDEAAVPVLCICSADDPVCGPPNHFLPTELFHSNPYFFLLLSRHGGHCGFLRQEPLPAWSHEVILEYFRALTEFFRTEERMKGLSRRRVSFLGGRRRWGTLPKREVSPSSNLEEIFSWKRSYTR; encoded by the exons ATGCCGCCTTGGGGCGCCGCCCTCGCCCTGCTCCTGGCCGCGCTCGCCCTGCTTGGCCTGCTCGCCGCGCTGCTGCGGCGCCCCGGGAGGCGCGCCGTCGGAGCGAGGACCCTGCCGGGGGCGCAGGGCCAAGACCACGAGGAGGAGGTGGACGGCGCAGGCCCCGCGGACCAGTTCAGCGACGGGCGTGAGCCTCTGCCCGGCGGGTGCAGGCTCATCTGTAAGCCGTCGGCGCTGGCCCAGTGCCTGCTGCGCGCCTTGCGACGCTCGACAGCGCTGGAGCCGGGCCCGCGCTCCTGGCTCTCCGGGCCCCACCTGCAGACCCTCTGCCATTTCGTGCTGCCGGTGGGGCCGGGGTCCGATCTGGCCCGGGAGTACCTGCAGTTGGCGGACGACGGGCTGGTGGCCCTGGACTGGGTCGTGGGACCTTGCGCCCGGGGCCGCCGGGTCACCAATGCCGGGGGCCTCCCGGCGGTGCTGCTGGTGATTCCCAATGCCTGGGGACGCCTCACCCGCAACGTGCTCGGCCTCTGCCTGCTGGCCCTGGAGCGCGGCTACTACCCGGTCATCTTCCACCGTCGCGGCCACCACGGCTGCCCACTGGTCAGCCCCCGGCTGCAGCCTTTCGGGGACCCGTCTGATCTCAAAGAGGCCATCACTTACATCCGCTTCCGACACCCCGCAGCCCTGCTGTTCGCGGTGAGCGAGGGCTCAGGCTCGGCGCTGCTGCTGTCCTACCTGGGCGAGTGTGGCTCCTCCAGCTACATGACCGGTGCAGCCTGCATCTCGCCGGTGCTATGCTGCCGCGAGTGGTTTGAGGCCGGCCTGCCCTGGCCCTACGAGCGGGGCTTTCTGCTCCACCAGAAGATCGCCCTCAGCAG GTACGCCACAGCCCTGGAGGACACAGTGGACACTGGAAAACTGTTCAGGAGCCGCTCCCTGCGAGAGTTTGAAGAGACCCTCTTCTGCCACACCAAGAGCTTCCCCATCAGCTGGGACACCTACTGGGACCACAACGACCCCCTCCGGGATGTGGACGAGGCAGCCGTACCTGTGCTATGCATCTGTAGCGCCGATGATCCTGTGTGTGGGCCCCCAAACCACTTTCTGCCAACTGAACTCTTTCACAGCAACCCCTACTTCTTCCTCCTGCTCAGCCGCCATGGAGGCCACTGTGGCTTCCTGCGCCAGGAGCCCTTGCCAGCCTGGAGCCACGAGGTCATCTTGGAGTACTTCCGGGCCTTGACTGAGTTCTTCCGAACGGAGGAGAGGATGAAAGGGCTGAGCAGGCGCCGAGTTTCGTTCCTAGGGGGCCGGCGTCGCTGGGGAACCCTGCCAAAGCGGGAGGTCTCTCCCTCTTCCAACCTGGAGGAGATCTTTAGCTGGAAGAGATCGTATACAAGGTGA
- the ABHD15 gene encoding protein ABHD15 isoform X2, which produces MPPWGAALALLLAALALLGLLAALLRRPGRRAVGARTLPGAQGQDHEEEVDGAGPADQFSDGREPLPGGCRLICKPSALAQCLLRALRRSTALEPGPRSWLSGPHLQTLCHFVLPVGPGSDLAREYLQLADDGLVALDWVVGPCARGRRVTNAGGLPAVLLVIPNAWGRLTRNVLGLCLLALERGYYPVIFHRRGHHGCPLVSPRLQPFGDPSDLKEAITYIRFRHPAALLFAVSEGSGSALLLSYLGECGSSSYMTGAACISPVLCCREWFEAGLPWPYERGFLLHQKIALSSSFLSFLPSPFNFFLPGTPQPWRTQWTLENCSGAAPCESLKRPSSATPRASPSAGTPTGTTTTPSGMWTRQPYLCYASVAPMILCVGPQTTFCQLNSFTATPTSSSCSAAMEATVASCARSPCQPGATRSSWSTSGP; this is translated from the exons ATGCCGCCTTGGGGCGCCGCCCTCGCCCTGCTCCTGGCCGCGCTCGCCCTGCTTGGCCTGCTCGCCGCGCTGCTGCGGCGCCCCGGGAGGCGCGCCGTCGGAGCGAGGACCCTGCCGGGGGCGCAGGGCCAAGACCACGAGGAGGAGGTGGACGGCGCAGGCCCCGCGGACCAGTTCAGCGACGGGCGTGAGCCTCTGCCCGGCGGGTGCAGGCTCATCTGTAAGCCGTCGGCGCTGGCCCAGTGCCTGCTGCGCGCCTTGCGACGCTCGACAGCGCTGGAGCCGGGCCCGCGCTCCTGGCTCTCCGGGCCCCACCTGCAGACCCTCTGCCATTTCGTGCTGCCGGTGGGGCCGGGGTCCGATCTGGCCCGGGAGTACCTGCAGTTGGCGGACGACGGGCTGGTGGCCCTGGACTGGGTCGTGGGACCTTGCGCCCGGGGCCGCCGGGTCACCAATGCCGGGGGCCTCCCGGCGGTGCTGCTGGTGATTCCCAATGCCTGGGGACGCCTCACCCGCAACGTGCTCGGCCTCTGCCTGCTGGCCCTGGAGCGCGGCTACTACCCGGTCATCTTCCACCGTCGCGGCCACCACGGCTGCCCACTGGTCAGCCCCCGGCTGCAGCCTTTCGGGGACCCGTCTGATCTCAAAGAGGCCATCACTTACATCCGCTTCCGACACCCCGCAGCCCTGCTGTTCGCGGTGAGCGAGGGCTCAGGCTCGGCGCTGCTGCTGTCCTACCTGGGCGAGTGTGGCTCCTCCAGCTACATGACCGGTGCAGCCTGCATCTCGCCGGTGCTATGCTGCCGCGAGTGGTTTGAGGCCGGCCTGCCCTGGCCCTACGAGCGGGGCTTTCTGCTCCACCAGAAGATCGCCCTCAGCAG ttctttcctctctttccttccttccccattcAACTTCTTTCTGCCAGGTACGCCACAGCCCTGGAGGACACAGTGGACACTGGAAAACTGTTCAGGAGCCGCTCCCTGCGAGAGTTTGAAGAGACCCTCTTCTGCCACACCAAGAGCTTCCCCATCAGCTGGGACACCTACTGGGACCACAACGACCCCCTCCGGGATGTGGACGAGGCAGCCGTACCTGTGCTATGCATCTGTAGCGCCGATGATCCTGTGTGTGGGCCCCCAAACCACTTTCTGCCAACTGAACTCTTTCACAGCAACCCCTACTTCTTCCTCCTGCTCAGCCGCCATGGAGGCCACTGTGGCTTCCTGCGCCAGGAGCCCTTGCCAGCCTGGAGCCACGAGGTCATCTTGGAGTACTTCCGGGCCTTGA